A genomic segment from Cyanobium sp. NIES-981 encodes:
- a CDS encoding LysM domain-containing protein → MSDPLSPLNQGLNPLRGAPLWGQLVALPTASPTIDSGVANTTSTPPGAIPLGAQPLWLALQPYANARLCLFEVDRPESKEPIPLRRHVLDVFLRFEQVVGGYDDTALTDPGDVRYSGFLCRAAVLPLATSNTFDWLAAEQDWGTPGFRDGQPLPWDPALLGTVVAPCEGVIWLGDLALLQPEGVLPKEPRAQFAGCLVQHFGARYGSGGIGLLTQPLLGEAIELVLKPHSVLVLRPGDTLTLLAERYGTTVQTLRKLNPHLESTQTITTAEGDSLVVLAGRHGTTVETLRRLNPVLQQAEPYVAVSGDTLTSVAAAFEMTVTALRELNPDYARWPRYDPLPIGAELLVLAVRPSAPLQRGQPLVVPAYLPSTELPAGEWIVIPRRPATVVGDVWDTSTPPSEPGV, encoded by the coding sequence ATGAGCGACCCACTTTCGCCGCTGAACCAGGGCCTCAACCCCCTGCGCGGTGCTCCGCTCTGGGGTCAGCTGGTCGCCCTGCCCACCGCCTCACCGACGATCGACAGCGGCGTGGCGAACACCACGTCAACACCCCCTGGGGCCATACCCCTTGGGGCTCAGCCCCTGTGGCTGGCGCTGCAGCCCTACGCCAACGCCCGCCTCTGCCTGTTCGAGGTGGACCGGCCCGAGAGCAAGGAGCCGATCCCCCTTCGCCGCCATGTGCTCGATGTCTTCCTCCGCTTTGAGCAGGTGGTGGGCGGCTACGACGACACCGCCCTCACTGACCCCGGCGACGTGCGCTACTCGGGCTTCCTCTGCCGCGCCGCCGTGCTGCCGCTGGCCACCAGCAACACCTTTGACTGGCTGGCGGCGGAGCAGGACTGGGGCACTCCCGGCTTCCGCGACGGTCAGCCCCTCCCGTGGGATCCGGCCCTGCTCGGCACCGTGGTAGCCCCCTGCGAAGGCGTGATCTGGCTGGGGGACCTGGCCCTGCTCCAACCGGAGGGGGTGCTGCCCAAGGAGCCGCGGGCTCAGTTCGCCGGCTGTCTCGTGCAGCACTTCGGGGCGCGTTACGGCAGCGGCGGCATCGGGCTGCTCACCCAGCCGCTGCTCGGTGAGGCGATCGAGCTGGTGCTCAAGCCCCACAGCGTGCTGGTGCTCCGCCCCGGTGACACGCTCACCCTGCTGGCGGAGCGCTACGGCACCACCGTGCAGACCCTGCGCAAGCTCAACCCACACCTGGAGAGCACCCAGACGATCACCACCGCCGAGGGCGATTCGCTGGTGGTGCTGGCGGGCCGCCATGGCACCACGGTGGAGACGTTGAGGCGCCTCAACCCCGTACTCCAACAAGCCGAGCCCTATGTCGCCGTCAGCGGTGACACCCTCACCAGCGTGGCCGCAGCCTTTGAGATGACAGTGACGGCGCTGCGGGAGCTGAACCCGGACTACGCCCGCTGGCCCCGCTACGACCCGCTGCCGATCGGCGCAGAACTGCTGGTGCTGGCGGTGCGGCCTTCGGCACCGCTGCAGAGAGGCCAGCCGCTGGTGGTGCCTGCCTATCTGCCATCGACGGAGCTGCCGGCCGGCGAGTGGATCGTGATCCCCCGCCGGCCGGCAACGGTGGTGGGCGATGTCTGGGACACCTCCACACCACCGTCGGAGCCAGGCGTGTGA
- the rppB gene encoding two-component system sensor histidine kinase RppB: MRSPAPGLLWRARLRLAGLSLVVMGALLYAAGLTMGRLLLQSQETAIRRELQTLAGTLHDSLKPVLPRDAVPSTSLAAVLPGLCLAGEVCRPAPDLLHRHAISATDPSRYKLRVLDHQGALIARSPGDLPVESTPETLGWSLSSPRGRGRWGTYAIHLHHSNGSGEPIWGYLQISRSLADLDAEAERLWWLGHGVFLLAMVAMALASWWLAGLAMAPLLEAYRRQEQFSADVAHELRTPLANLLALVEAEQSASAATPNGKAAPSLDRVLAQGRRLQQLIADLLLLASLERPCLQSQKQSCDLAEITADVLEDFGETAAAAQVSLEQAPWIASARVLGVESELSRLVINLLSNAIQHSPAGAAVMVGLEQRGREIRLTVRDRGPGIPAAEHERIFDRFTRLDPARSRQEGGTGLGLAIAQAIARRHGGVISVQSTHGAGSCFCLAVPLADSTHHGEQRA, from the coding sequence ATGCGTTCCCCGGCGCCTGGCCTGCTCTGGCGTGCGCGTCTGCGTCTGGCGGGCCTGTCCCTGGTGGTGATGGGAGCGCTCCTCTATGCCGCGGGTTTGACCATGGGCCGGCTGCTGCTGCAGAGCCAGGAAACGGCGATCCGACGGGAGCTGCAGACCCTGGCCGGCACCCTGCACGACAGCCTCAAGCCCGTGCTGCCGCGGGATGCCGTGCCCTCCACCAGCCTCGCAGCGGTGCTGCCGGGGCTTTGCCTGGCTGGTGAGGTCTGCCGCCCAGCGCCGGATCTGCTCCATCGCCATGCGATCAGCGCCACGGATCCCAGCCGCTACAAGCTGCGGGTGCTGGACCACCAGGGGGCCCTGATCGCCCGATCCCCTGGCGACCTACCGGTGGAATCAACACCAGAAACCCTGGGCTGGTCACTCAGCAGCCCGCGCGGAAGGGGGCGGTGGGGCACCTATGCGATCCACCTTCATCACTCCAATGGTTCTGGCGAACCGATCTGGGGCTACCTCCAGATTTCCCGCAGCCTGGCGGATCTCGATGCGGAGGCCGAGCGGTTGTGGTGGCTGGGCCATGGGGTGTTCCTGCTGGCCATGGTGGCGATGGCACTGGCCAGCTGGTGGCTGGCGGGTTTGGCGATGGCTCCCTTGCTGGAGGCCTATCGCCGACAGGAGCAATTCAGCGCCGATGTGGCCCATGAGCTGCGCACGCCCCTGGCCAACCTGCTGGCGCTGGTGGAGGCAGAACAGAGCGCCAGTGCAGCAACGCCAAACGGCAAGGCCGCCCCCAGCCTGGATCGGGTCCTTGCCCAGGGCCGGCGCCTGCAGCAGCTGATCGCCGATCTGCTGTTGCTGGCCAGCCTGGAGCGACCCTGCCTCCAGAGCCAGAAACAGAGCTGTGATCTCGCGGAGATCACGGCCGATGTGCTGGAGGACTTCGGCGAGACGGCCGCTGCCGCCCAGGTCAGCCTGGAGCAGGCTCCCTGGATCGCCTCCGCCAGGGTGTTGGGGGTCGAGTCGGAGCTCAGCCGGCTGGTGATCAACCTGCTGAGCAACGCGATTCAGCACAGCCCTGCGGGCGCGGCCGTCATGGTGGGCCTGGAGCAGCGCGGCCGCGAGATCCGGCTGACGGTCCGTGACCGCGGGCCCGGCATCCCGGCTGCCGAGCACGAGCGCATCTTTGATCGCTTCACGCGCCTGGATCCTGCCCGCTCCCGCCAGGAGGGAGGCACGGGGTTGGGCCTGGCGATCGCCCAGGCCATCGCCCGCCGCCATGGGGGTGTGATCAGCGTCCAATCCACGCATGGAGCAGGCAGCTGCTTCTGCCTGGCCGTCCCTCTGGCGGATTCAACCCATCACGGAGAGCAAAGAGCCTGA
- a CDS encoding PIN domain nuclease, which produces MIVVDSSVWIDFFNGVSTPEVERLDGLLGATPLAIGDLILVEVLQGFRNERDVATARQLFRSLALLPMLGGSNAWKAAENYRTLRRMGITVRKTIDGIIATACIEANLPLLFSDRDFAPYIEHLGLEPA; this is translated from the coding sequence GTGATCGTTGTCGATTCCTCGGTCTGGATCGACTTCTTCAATGGGGTGAGCACGCCCGAGGTGGAGCGCCTGGATGGGCTGCTCGGGGCGACGCCGCTGGCGATCGGCGATCTGATCCTGGTGGAGGTGCTGCAGGGCTTCCGCAACGAGCGCGATGTGGCCACCGCCCGCCAGCTGTTCCGTTCCTTGGCCCTGCTGCCGATGCTGGGCGGCAGCAACGCCTGGAAGGCGGCGGAGAACTACAGAACCCTGCGCCGCATGGGCATCACGGTCCGCAAGACGATCGACGGCATCATTGCCACCGCCTGCATCGAGGCCAACCTGCCGCTGCTGTTCAGCGACCGCGACTTTGCGCCCTACATCGAGCACCTGGGGCTGGAGCCGGCCTGA
- a CDS encoding L,D-transpeptidase family protein — MTTPMSAERFEDRFRFYKGQPQQHQGVQQLHQAIAEGLPTEQILDEQAPWAVTFSSEPPSPSTSSGGLDPRGSEEAGLVGPKRKAPVEPGDSYLLVNDRDQDMEAYDHTGAFLWKVPCLARGQGADNDWTHTSTDTPPGLYRLGQLYPDYEQNPNPPCSDTAMSYGWYSFDMEELEGQEVKVGRAGIMLHGGGSGCGWPGAWAPKQPLLPTLGCIRLHNVDLRDKVLPLYRQGTVYVGVFQEP, encoded by the coding sequence ATGACCACCCCGATGAGCGCCGAGCGGTTCGAGGACCGCTTCCGCTTCTACAAGGGCCAGCCCCAGCAGCACCAAGGCGTGCAGCAGCTGCACCAGGCCATCGCGGAGGGCCTGCCGACGGAGCAGATCCTCGATGAGCAGGCGCCCTGGGCCGTGACCTTCAGCTCGGAGCCGCCCTCACCCTCTACCAGTTCGGGTGGGTTGGATCCGCGGGGCTCCGAGGAGGCCGGTCTGGTCGGGCCCAAGCGCAAGGCACCGGTTGAGCCCGGCGACTCCTACCTGCTGGTCAACGACCGCGACCAGGACATGGAGGCCTACGACCACACCGGGGCCTTCCTCTGGAAGGTGCCCTGTCTGGCCCGCGGCCAGGGGGCGGACAACGACTGGACCCACACCAGCACCGACACCCCGCCGGGGCTCTACAGGCTCGGCCAGCTCTACCCCGACTACGAGCAGAACCCCAATCCCCCCTGCAGCGACACCGCGATGTCCTACGGCTGGTACAGCTTCGACATGGAGGAGCTGGAGGGGCAGGAGGTCAAGGTCGGCCGGGCCGGGATCATGCTCCACGGCGGTGGCTCCGGCTGCGGGTGGCCCGGTGCCTGGGCGCCCAAGCAACCACTCCTGCCGACGCTGGGTTGCATTCGGCTCCACAACGTCGACCTGCGCGACAAGGTGCTGCCCCTCTACCGGCAGGGCACCGTCTACGTCGGCGTCTTCCAGGAGCCGTAG
- a CDS encoding ABC-three component system protein — translation MVFETDSSAVDVLQTKHHINTEATLTDASPDLWKTLRIWIEGQADGTIPNDAQFFMITTALCPDGTAAAYLRAQGRDEKKALERLASTATTSTSATNAQAYLAFTSLDDNGRCRLAKSVMILDGSPSIGQLDDHLRQAVFFAVERRFLDSYLQRLEAWWYSRSLRHLTDVAANPILGEEIESEANRIREQFKEDDLPIDDDIMRATVDASGYVGRPFVEQLNLIGVNQARVFHAIRNYYRAFEQRSRWVREDLLYVGELDRYEDRLVEEWDLLFQQMRDDLGDSAAQDAITQAAQILYKWVETGAHHPIRSGVTEPAISRGTYQMLADELRVGWHLEFHNRLTNLLTTSEAIS, via the coding sequence GTGGTATTTGAAACCGACAGCTCTGCGGTAGATGTTCTGCAGACAAAGCACCATATTAATACTGAGGCCACTCTCACCGACGCATCTCCTGACTTATGGAAGACGCTGCGAATCTGGATTGAAGGTCAAGCTGACGGAACGATTCCAAATGATGCGCAGTTCTTCATGATAACTACAGCGCTTTGCCCAGACGGGACTGCGGCAGCATATCTACGTGCTCAGGGAAGAGACGAGAAGAAGGCGCTTGAAAGGCTGGCTTCTACTGCCACAACATCAACTAGTGCCACGAATGCCCAGGCGTATCTAGCATTTACGTCGCTCGACGACAACGGACGGTGCCGGCTTGCAAAGTCAGTGATGATTCTGGACGGTTCACCATCTATCGGTCAACTAGATGACCATCTTCGACAAGCAGTTTTTTTTGCGGTCGAAAGACGCTTCCTCGATTCGTATCTTCAGCGACTAGAAGCCTGGTGGTACAGCCGATCTCTTCGCCATCTGACTGACGTGGCTGCCAACCCGATTTTGGGAGAAGAAATCGAGTCTGAGGCGAATCGGATTCGAGAGCAGTTCAAGGAGGATGATCTTCCTATTGATGATGACATCATGCGGGCGACGGTCGATGCCAGCGGCTATGTAGGTAGACCATTTGTAGAGCAGCTGAATCTCATCGGAGTGAATCAGGCCAGAGTATTTCACGCAATCCGAAACTACTATCGGGCATTCGAGCAGCGTTCACGCTGGGTGAGAGAGGATCTCCTGTATGTGGGTGAACTCGACCGCTATGAAGATCGCCTGGTTGAGGAGTGGGATCTGCTCTTCCAGCAGATGCGCGATGATCTTGGTGACTCTGCGGCTCAAGATGCGATTACTCAAGCTGCTCAGATACTCTACAAGTGGGTTGAGACTGGAGCACACCATCCCATCAGATCTGGCGTTACAGAACCTGCTATTTCACGCGGCACATATCAGATGCTGGCAGATGAGTTACGAGTAGGTTGGCATCTTGAATTCCACAATCGGCTTACGAACCTCCTCACAACCTCGGAGGCTATTTCATGA
- a CDS encoding DUF3732 domain-containing protein, with protein sequence MSFQIIEIVLYSHRGQVRRLELIPGRLNIITGASKTGKTALISVLEYCFGSADCHIPAGIMRRAIAWVGVKLKVSGGEAFIARRVPRPGYNSSTDVHYVVGQQVSLPRADQLMQTTNPTALEGLLAAHAGIGQNRHDPQPGQTRNPLQAGIAHALIYCFQHQTEIDSNRYLFHKQSEQWLPQAIKDTIPYFLGAVDDDYVARMAELRRLRRELRRIERNLETYTSIRGEGITVVQSLLSEATDLGLRSGQPMPETWDDYIQALRDLNLANDVSDEEQIAVEGEEFNRLQAERDALSQELRKTRDQLKAANDLTTDRRGFSEEAHAQVLRLKSIGLFDAQHEVMSGHEACPLCQQSLSAEHVAPSVREVQDKITQLEAQVRHVEDRAPQMQVVILKLEEMEADLKSRLRSNKELMNGVQQENARIQEYRDQNARRAHMLGRISLYLESIPQTEDSSELQSQVAELRTRIGRLEDELSNETTQERVESSLSFIARDMNDWAANLQLEHAELPLRLDLRRLTVVADGVDGRPIPMDQMGSGENWVGYHLIAHFALHRWFANRDRPVPRFLFIDQPSQVYFPEDEDWQHIDSSTTVISEDRHKVERMYRLAYDVVQMLGNQLQIIVTDHANINQDWFQDCVVERWRDGVMLVPPEWDLP encoded by the coding sequence ATGAGTTTTCAGATCATTGAAATAGTCCTCTACTCACATCGCGGCCAAGTCCGAAGGTTGGAGTTAATTCCTGGTCGGCTTAACATTATCACCGGTGCATCCAAGACCGGAAAAACAGCACTCATATCAGTCCTTGAGTACTGCTTTGGCTCAGCAGATTGCCATATTCCTGCAGGGATTATGCGTCGCGCCATTGCATGGGTAGGTGTCAAATTAAAAGTCTCCGGAGGTGAAGCGTTTATCGCTAGAAGAGTGCCTAGACCGGGATATAATTCATCAACAGATGTGCATTATGTAGTCGGGCAGCAAGTTTCACTGCCACGAGCCGATCAGCTAATGCAGACAACGAACCCAACTGCCTTAGAGGGTCTTCTCGCGGCGCATGCGGGGATTGGCCAGAATCGACATGATCCGCAGCCAGGTCAAACACGAAATCCACTTCAGGCTGGAATAGCGCATGCGCTGATCTACTGCTTCCAGCATCAGACAGAAATTGATAGCAACCGCTACCTTTTTCACAAGCAGAGCGAACAGTGGCTGCCTCAGGCCATTAAGGACACTATCCCGTATTTTCTTGGAGCTGTTGATGATGACTATGTTGCCCGCATGGCCGAACTGAGGCGGCTCCGCAGGGAATTGCGGAGAATTGAGCGCAACCTCGAGACTTACACATCTATCAGGGGTGAAGGCATCACTGTTGTCCAGAGTCTGCTTTCCGAAGCTACCGACCTCGGGCTACGCTCCGGACAGCCAATGCCGGAAACCTGGGATGATTACATTCAGGCTCTCCGAGATTTGAATCTGGCGAATGACGTTTCGGACGAGGAGCAAATAGCAGTTGAGGGAGAGGAGTTCAACAGATTACAGGCTGAGCGCGATGCGTTATCACAAGAACTTCGAAAAACGCGAGATCAGCTCAAGGCGGCTAATGACCTTACAACAGATCGTCGGGGTTTCTCTGAAGAGGCACACGCACAGGTTCTGCGTTTGAAGAGCATTGGGCTGTTCGACGCTCAACACGAAGTTATGAGCGGGCATGAAGCTTGCCCTCTATGTCAGCAGTCACTATCTGCTGAGCACGTGGCTCCATCAGTTAGAGAAGTCCAGGACAAAATTACTCAACTCGAAGCCCAAGTTCGACATGTCGAAGACCGGGCACCTCAGATGCAGGTAGTCATTTTGAAGCTGGAAGAAATGGAGGCCGATCTTAAGTCTCGGCTGCGAAGCAATAAGGAGCTGATGAATGGAGTTCAACAAGAAAATGCAAGGATACAAGAGTATAGGGATCAGAATGCACGAAGGGCACATATGCTAGGCCGAATCAGCCTCTACCTTGAGAGCATTCCCCAGACAGAAGACAGCAGCGAGCTCCAAAGCCAGGTTGCAGAGCTGAGGACACGTATTGGAAGACTTGAAGATGAACTGAGCAACGAGACTACCCAGGAACGTGTTGAGTCGTCCCTCTCATTTATCGCCCGAGACATGAATGACTGGGCAGCAAATCTACAGCTTGAGCATGCTGAGTTACCACTCCGCCTCGACCTCCGCCGGCTAACTGTAGTTGCGGACGGAGTTGACGGTCGGCCCATCCCAATGGACCAAATGGGGAGTGGAGAAAACTGGGTCGGTTACCATCTAATCGCTCACTTCGCTCTTCACCGATGGTTTGCAAATAGAGATCGCCCCGTACCGCGGTTCCTCTTCATTGATCAGCCTTCTCAAGTGTACTTCCCGGAAGATGAAGACTGGCAACACATAGATAGTAGTACGACAGTTATCAGCGAAGACAGGCATAAGGTTGAGCGCATGTACAGGTTGGCATACGATGTTGTGCAGATGCTCGGCAACCAGCTTCAGATAATAGTGACTGATCATGCGAATATCAACCAAGACTGGTTCCAGGACTGCGTGGTCGAGAGATGGCGGGACGGCGTAATGCT
- a CDS encoding IS5 family transposase, with product MRGQQERTGSLFSYVSIEERIPAGHPLRRIRKLADQALDRLNPTFCHLYASEGRPSIPPEQLLLASLLQAFYGIRSERLLLEQLDYNLLFRWFVGLSPDDPIWHPTTFTKNRERLLNEQLMGRFLEKLMAAPEVKPLLSNEHFSVDGTLLQAWASHASLERIDGEDDPPPPPSGPGEGFGAAKDGRKRAKGDFRGVRLSNKTHRSGTDPDALLARKSNVHPALPSYRGHVLMDNRHALVVDCRVTQADGYGERDAAKEMAADLPGHHQKTIGADKNYDTHGFVAEMRRIGVTPHVAQNAGRSGGSAIDGRTTRHEGYAKSIHARRGIEKVFGWIKQFGGLRQFKLRGQANVSAMFGLHVIAYNLIRLSNLLRPVEAMA from the coding sequence ATGCGTGGTCAGCAGGAGCGCACAGGCTCACTGTTCTCCTACGTCTCGATCGAGGAGCGGATTCCGGCCGGCCATCCGCTGCGGCGGATTCGCAAGCTGGCGGATCAGGCTCTCGATCGCCTCAATCCCACCTTCTGCCATCTCTATGCCTCAGAAGGCAGGCCATCGATACCGCCTGAGCAATTGCTGCTGGCCTCACTGCTGCAGGCGTTCTACGGGATCCGTTCGGAGCGCCTGCTGCTGGAGCAGCTCGACTACAACCTGCTGTTCCGCTGGTTTGTGGGCTTGAGTCCTGACGATCCGATCTGGCATCCGACCACGTTCACCAAGAATCGTGAGCGGCTGCTCAACGAGCAGTTGATGGGCCGGTTCCTGGAGAAGCTGATGGCGGCACCGGAGGTGAAACCGCTGCTCAGCAATGAACACTTCTCCGTCGATGGCACCCTGCTCCAAGCCTGGGCCTCACATGCCTCCCTGGAGCGAATCGACGGAGAGGATGACCCGCCGCCTCCGCCATCAGGCCCTGGCGAGGGATTCGGGGCGGCCAAGGATGGCAGGAAGCGGGCCAAGGGCGACTTCCGCGGGGTGCGTCTCAGCAACAAGACCCATCGCTCCGGCACGGATCCCGACGCTCTTCTGGCCCGCAAGTCGAATGTTCACCCGGCCCTGCCCAGCTACCGGGGGCATGTGCTCATGGACAACCGCCATGCCCTGGTGGTGGATTGCCGGGTGACCCAGGCTGACGGCTACGGCGAACGGGATGCGGCCAAGGAGATGGCCGCCGATCTCCCCGGGCACCACCAGAAAACCATCGGTGCTGACAAGAACTACGACACCCATGGATTCGTCGCAGAGATGCGACGGATCGGCGTTACCCCGCATGTCGCCCAGAACGCAGGACGCTCCGGCGGCTCCGCCATCGATGGCCGCACCACTCGCCATGAGGGCTATGCCAAGTCGATCCATGCACGCCGCGGCATCGAGAAGGTTTTCGGCTGGATCAAGCAGTTCGGCGGCCTGCGCCAGTTCAAGCTGCGCGGCCAGGCCAATGTCAGTGCCATGTTCGGACTGCATGTGATCGCCTACAACCTGATCCGCCTGAGCAACCTGCTCAGGCCTGTGGAGGCGATGGCATGA
- a CDS encoding type II toxin-antitoxin system VapB family antitoxin, whose protein sequence is MRTNIVIDDALMKQAMQASGARSKREAVELGLRTLVKLQQQGEIRSFRGRLRWDGDLDAQRLDAQTEATEKQP, encoded by the coding sequence ATGCGCACCAACATCGTCATTGACGACGCCCTGATGAAGCAGGCAATGCAGGCCAGCGGGGCCCGCAGCAAACGCGAGGCGGTCGAGCTGGGGCTGCGCACCCTTGTCAAGCTGCAGCAGCAGGGCGAGATCCGCTCCTTCCGCGGCCGGCTGCGCTGGGACGGCGATCTGGACGCCCAGCGCCTGGACGCGCAGACCGAGGCAACTGAGAAGCAGCCGTGA
- a CDS encoding DUF4055 domain-containing protein codes for MRERLQLVYDCWSLLELPDGTSRRPVYLPRGVEEPETCYRQRLEAARPTGFFRDALRTYAGMLSRLQWQELPDSLNRVLTDVDGRGTDLGLFLFLADLLALRDGGCLLLLLPPQHRWPSEGDRLEAIARGDRLSLPRLQLVPRGDLLNWRLATDGAPQALPASGPLAIVWREPRRSALPPRYASRNASVPTVVLDAHGGLAADLQAWTYRSLSVSDDGLLLQSWLAEPNPAEPSGYSVSSAGPMERIPQRFDLPALWYSADGAAFGEGDLPHLGLAHQYLNHYRCRSEYEDLLSRTALPVGVRTGLVDPYGFRKGDGGDGSGASPQRPQRLVLSSSSFMDLPEGASFRWVEIEARSLAEHRAYLQQLEEAMRRDALSPALAGGPARTELEVSLAAGQGFAVLQSLAAQKVSLCSSLLRQWSAITAERLCEGAGACLGVR; via the coding sequence TTGCGGGAACGTCTGCAGCTCGTCTACGACTGCTGGAGCCTGCTGGAGCTCCCCGACGGCACCAGCCGCCGGCCGGTGTATCTGCCCCGGGGCGTGGAGGAGCCAGAGACCTGCTACCGCCAGCGGCTGGAGGCGGCCCGGCCGACGGGCTTCTTCCGCGATGCGTTGCGCACCTACGCCGGGATGCTGTCGCGGCTCCAGTGGCAGGAGCTGCCGGATTCCCTTAACCGGGTGCTCACCGATGTGGACGGACGCGGCACGGACCTGGGCCTGTTCCTGTTCCTGGCGGATCTGCTGGCGCTGCGGGATGGCGGCTGCCTGCTCCTGCTGCTGCCGCCGCAGCACCGCTGGCCCTCGGAGGGCGACCGTCTGGAGGCCATCGCCCGAGGGGATCGGCTCTCGTTGCCGCGCCTGCAGCTGGTGCCGCGGGGAGACCTGCTCAATTGGCGGCTGGCCACCGATGGTGCCCCTCAGGCGTTGCCGGCCTCCGGGCCGCTGGCGATCGTCTGGCGGGAGCCGCGCCGCTCGGCCCTGCCGCCCCGCTACGCCAGCAGGAATGCCTCGGTGCCCACGGTGGTGCTTGATGCCCATGGAGGGCTGGCCGCGGACCTGCAGGCCTGGACCTACCGCAGCCTCTCCGTGAGCGATGACGGTCTGCTGCTGCAGAGCTGGCTGGCGGAGCCCAACCCCGCTGAACCGTCGGGCTACAGCGTCAGCTCCGCAGGCCCGATGGAGCGGATCCCCCAGCGCTTTGACCTGCCCGCCCTCTGGTACAGCGCCGATGGTGCTGCCTTCGGTGAGGGCGACCTGCCGCACCTGGGCCTGGCGCACCAGTACCTCAACCACTACCGCTGCCGCAGCGAATACGAAGACCTGCTCTCCCGCACCGCCCTGCCGGTGGGCGTACGCACCGGGCTGGTGGATCCCTACGGCTTCCGCAAGGGCGACGGTGGCGATGGCAGCGGGGCCTCTCCCCAGCGCCCGCAGCGGCTGGTGCTCTCCAGCTCCTCGTTCATGGACCTGCCCGAGGGGGCCTCGTTCCGGTGGGTGGAGATCGAGGCCCGCTCGCTCGCAGAGCACCGCGCCTACCTGCAGCAGCTGGAGGAGGCCATGCGCCGCGATGCCCTCAGCCCCGCCCTGGCCGGCGGGCCGGCCCGCACAGAACTGGAGGTGTCGCTGGCGGCCGGTCAGGGGTTTGCCGTGCTGCAGTCGCTGGCGGCGCAGAAGGTCTCGCTCTGCTCTTCTCTGCTGCGGCAGTGGAGCGCCATCACCGCCGAGCGGCTGTGTGAGGGCGCCGGGGCCTGCCTAGGAGTTCGCTGA
- a CDS encoding three component ABC system middle component, which produces MKPWTERTREEAHLLNPAFCCVALTSACAGFSEPSDQSLPFALAFMVLPIVLHKNTRESLPRNTRTSVPAWLQNHGEARIGFHERVMSLTPHTREALRFGLASHWMAIGDSGLIKCVVPDRRVNRAIRSLDGDAKECIARARFLGKWFGTSISTETLMALWGIRP; this is translated from the coding sequence ATGAAGCCATGGACTGAACGAACTCGAGAAGAAGCTCACCTTCTCAATCCCGCATTCTGCTGTGTCGCCTTGACCTCAGCCTGCGCTGGTTTCAGCGAGCCAAGCGACCAGTCATTACCGTTTGCCTTGGCATTCATGGTACTTCCTATAGTCTTGCATAAGAACACTCGGGAATCACTGCCCCGTAACACCCGGACTTCCGTTCCCGCCTGGCTTCAGAACCATGGTGAAGCAAGGATTGGCTTCCACGAGCGAGTCATGTCCTTAACACCTCACACAAGAGAGGCATTACGTTTTGGCCTTGCTTCTCATTGGATGGCCATAGGAGATTCTGGATTGATTAAATGTGTAGTTCCTGATAGACGAGTGAATCGCGCAATCCGGTCACTTGATGGTGATGCGAAGGAATGCATAGCTCGTGCTCGCTTTCTGGGGAAATGGTTCGGGACGAGCATATCCACAGAGACACTGATGGCGCTTTGGGGGATTCGCCCATGA